Proteins encoded in a region of the Novipirellula artificiosorum genome:
- a CDS encoding MFS transporter produces the protein MTSQPLSRSARVFVLVSASLGLVFDGVELGLMPVASLSVSKSLLGEAFTPTLGGDWFARFTAALMLGAAVGGILLGNLGDRIGRSRAMGVSILFYSIFAMMGAWARTQEEMLVLRFMVGLGVGGVWPNGMALVAECWSSASRPLVTGVMSAGLNAGILLLSQVVRIWTVSPDSWRWLFYLGGLPALLGILVLVALPESPTWLANRNTTKQPPPPIRELFRPELIRMTFVAIIIASIPLVGAWSASKWMIPWADKVAGTASPGYKAATQGWWALGATLGSFSGAQLSRWMGRRTSYLLISFFTTILTLTMFQWTAPLQPSFHPVVFAQGFVATLFFGWLAVFLPQMFPTRVRATGSGLAYNSGRFATAAGVLLAGLLFATLGGDYSRVGSLCSMIYAVGMLVVWLLPQTETKEEQADV, from the coding sequence ATGACATCACAGCCGCTTTCTCGTAGCGCTCGCGTATTTGTGCTGGTCTCTGCCTCACTCGGTTTGGTCTTCGATGGTGTCGAGTTGGGATTGATGCCAGTCGCATCGCTGAGTGTATCGAAGAGTCTTTTGGGGGAAGCATTTACGCCCACACTTGGTGGCGATTGGTTTGCGCGCTTTACGGCGGCTCTGATGCTCGGTGCAGCGGTGGGAGGTATCCTGCTCGGCAACCTCGGCGATCGGATCGGTCGCTCTCGTGCGATGGGAGTGAGTATTCTCTTCTATTCGATCTTCGCGATGATGGGCGCCTGGGCTCGCACTCAAGAGGAAATGCTAGTTCTACGGTTCATGGTTGGGCTTGGCGTCGGAGGCGTATGGCCTAACGGAATGGCTCTCGTCGCCGAATGTTGGTCGAGCGCTTCCAGACCCCTGGTAACCGGCGTGATGAGCGCGGGATTGAACGCGGGCATCTTGCTGTTATCGCAGGTTGTGCGCATTTGGACCGTCAGTCCCGATTCGTGGCGATGGTTGTTTTATTTAGGCGGACTGCCTGCGCTGCTGGGAATCCTGGTGTTGGTGGCTTTGCCTGAATCACCAACATGGCTGGCGAATCGCAACACAACAAAGCAACCGCCACCGCCGATACGTGAGTTGTTCCGGCCGGAGCTCATTCGAATGACTTTCGTGGCAATCATCATTGCTTCCATTCCGCTTGTCGGCGCATGGTCTGCAAGCAAGTGGATGATTCCCTGGGCCGACAAAGTTGCCGGAACTGCCAGTCCGGGCTACAAGGCCGCGACTCAGGGTTGGTGGGCGCTGGGAGCAACGCTCGGGAGCTTTTCAGGTGCGCAACTCTCGCGGTGGATGGGGCGACGCACAAGCTATCTGCTGATTAGCTTCTTCACTACCATCCTGACGCTCACGATGTTTCAATGGACGGCGCCGCTGCAACCGAGCTTTCATCCCGTAGTTTTCGCACAGGGCTTTGTCGCGACTCTGTTCTTTGGATGGCTTGCCGTCTTCCTGCCTCAAATGTTTCCTACTCGCGTACGAGCCACAGGCAGCGGTCTTGCTTACAATTCCGGGAGATTCGCAACCGCCGCAGGTGTGTTGCTGGCCGGACTCCTGTTTGCGACTCTTGGAGGCGATTACTCGCGAGTTGGTTCTCTTTGCTCAATGATTTACGCGGTCGGCATGCTGGTTGTCTGGTTGTTGCCCCAAACAGAAACGAAGGAAGAGCAGGCTGATGTTTGA
- a CDS encoding PVC-type heme-binding CxxCH protein — translation MFEFQSLRFARVIVRLCIFTIVCGMADLSAAQFNDPDADREALPTVPPGFEVSLFAREPLVRQPCSMAFDQQGRLFVGMGPQYRNPTPETPGDRVVIVSDADGDGVAESTKVFARGFNAVQGLAWHGNDLWVANAPDLTVVRDLDGDDEADEYVRIYTDLGNLEHGLHGLNWAPDGKLYMSKGNSKGLTQPGRIAPKPFRDLWGVKAPAGSPDFPKPKTYTKDDYRHAYHDPNDDWGLEGGILRCDDGGGNLEIVSRGFRNPWDITADSGFNWLGTDNDQTNGDRIFMPFFGAHFGWNHPWSAHWSTEPHAPSAPVSGPLFEGSGTGIVFGDSAKFPDEFRGVYFINDWLNKTTFVWRPGWDGALLRPRNGNWEPFVVGGQSLYRPTDLEVGPDGALWILGWSSGYGAEWNDGELTNEGRIYRVSATSTARSTQAIKSEPRTLNQFAVAELVERFKGPLPVWRIDAQDELVGRGVAILPELLAEVHGGQLTEMQETWALWTLGRLPVNEASIDQYFADLLSADSAANLNQQIQAIRILAKRTRETGTRVLPEVVDDFLKHSQPRLRFAAVQAISQARQTQALPGLLRLLADESDETVFYAAWQTLRELSSPGELRDLLRDASGGVRRAALLALLETHSLSKAQLLALTADSDPHTAAIARLWLDKMANGGEKAVVKGRPLNPTPEQGGAVDLARGDVALVRKIVAKSKNTYRLAPGGLVQGGQLYTDRNYKFRTLPAALQGLDLIQTANDDDRARGDGWLTFEAIVPLRVTVAVDQRHTILPAWILQQFRKTEGQIVSDDSTLELYTRDYPAGTIELGGNTDRKPKKAIANYVVLLEPIPLVQHTEPESLDKLREQALSLLGSADATRGEILFKHRGGAGCSKCHSLNASVNAFGPNLSSIGSRAAPKHIVESMIEPNKVITEGFNLLTVLTEDGQIYSGVLLEESGLSLAIGLNSGERVDIPKSLIEERKTSSVSAMPTMTALLNAQQIADISVYLMSQTSQTATTVSEKSHAPKRQDFSFDQKSDRLIISLDQQEIAEFVFDDPQILRPYFTRLRTVDGLQVTRNHPPIAGKDPVDHETMHPGIWLAFGDINGSDFWRNKGQIKHVHFVERPTVEKHRFVFSTESELLSGDQQTLGRLTCRFACEAQSNGWLLIWDATFLPLDQDLIFGDQEEMGFGVRVATPLSEKSGGIITSSSGLTTAKATWGQAAQWCDYSGKLENEPVGITLLAHPENFRESWWHNRDYGILVANPFGRAAMKQGEPSSIRVERDKPLRLVFGAMIHSGSDYNSKFAHEEFVNTVRELK, via the coding sequence ATGTTTGAATTTCAATCGCTCCGTTTTGCGCGAGTTATCGTACGCCTGTGTATTTTCACAATCGTCTGTGGGATGGCCGATCTGTCGGCCGCTCAGTTCAATGATCCCGACGCCGATCGTGAAGCTCTGCCAACAGTTCCGCCGGGTTTTGAAGTGAGCCTGTTTGCACGAGAACCACTCGTGCGACAGCCCTGTTCGATGGCCTTCGATCAGCAGGGCCGTTTGTTTGTCGGGATGGGGCCTCAGTATCGCAATCCGACTCCGGAAACACCTGGCGATCGCGTGGTCATTGTCAGCGATGCGGACGGCGACGGCGTGGCGGAATCAACGAAGGTGTTTGCACGTGGCTTCAACGCAGTTCAAGGGCTGGCGTGGCATGGAAACGACTTGTGGGTCGCCAACGCTCCTGATTTGACCGTCGTCCGCGATCTGGATGGCGATGATGAAGCGGATGAGTATGTGCGGATCTATACGGACCTTGGCAATTTAGAACACGGTTTGCACGGCCTGAACTGGGCTCCGGATGGCAAACTCTATATGAGCAAAGGCAATTCAAAGGGGCTGACGCAACCTGGCCGCATTGCACCAAAACCATTTCGCGATTTGTGGGGAGTGAAAGCTCCTGCGGGTTCGCCCGATTTTCCGAAACCGAAAACTTACACCAAAGACGACTATCGGCACGCCTATCATGATCCAAACGACGATTGGGGATTGGAAGGCGGTATCTTGCGCTGCGATGACGGTGGAGGCAATTTGGAGATCGTTTCGCGAGGGTTTCGCAATCCGTGGGACATCACCGCCGATAGTGGTTTCAATTGGCTCGGAACCGACAACGATCAGACCAACGGCGATCGCATTTTCATGCCATTCTTCGGTGCGCACTTCGGATGGAATCACCCGTGGAGCGCGCATTGGTCCACCGAGCCTCATGCGCCGTCGGCACCAGTGAGCGGCCCACTGTTTGAAGGCTCAGGAACGGGGATCGTTTTTGGAGACTCTGCGAAGTTTCCAGACGAATTCCGCGGCGTGTACTTCATCAACGATTGGCTGAACAAGACAACCTTCGTGTGGCGTCCAGGCTGGGACGGCGCATTGCTGCGACCTCGGAATGGAAATTGGGAACCGTTCGTTGTTGGAGGCCAGTCACTGTATCGTCCGACCGACCTGGAAGTTGGCCCCGATGGTGCCCTTTGGATCCTGGGCTGGAGCAGTGGCTATGGAGCCGAGTGGAACGATGGTGAGCTGACCAATGAAGGGCGTATCTATCGTGTCTCCGCTACAAGCACAGCACGCTCGACTCAAGCAATAAAGTCTGAACCAAGGACTCTGAATCAATTCGCAGTGGCCGAGTTGGTGGAGCGATTTAAGGGACCGTTGCCGGTCTGGAGAATCGATGCGCAGGATGAACTGGTCGGGCGTGGCGTGGCGATTCTACCTGAGCTGCTTGCTGAGGTTCACGGCGGCCAGTTAACTGAAATGCAGGAAACGTGGGCTCTGTGGACTCTCGGTCGTTTGCCGGTCAACGAAGCAAGCATTGACCAGTACTTTGCAGATCTTTTGAGTGCCGATTCAGCCGCAAACTTGAATCAACAGATTCAAGCGATTCGTATTCTTGCGAAGCGAACTCGCGAAACGGGTACTCGTGTTTTGCCAGAAGTTGTTGACGATTTTCTGAAACACAGCCAACCGCGACTGCGATTCGCTGCCGTGCAGGCGATTTCACAAGCACGCCAGACGCAGGCCCTGCCAGGTCTGTTACGGCTGCTGGCCGATGAGTCCGACGAGACAGTTTTTTACGCCGCCTGGCAGACGCTTCGCGAACTCAGTTCCCCCGGCGAACTTCGGGATTTGCTTCGCGACGCCAGCGGTGGTGTTCGCAGAGCAGCGCTGCTGGCTCTGCTTGAAACACACTCGCTCTCCAAAGCTCAGTTGTTAGCGCTGACTGCAGACAGCGATCCTCACACTGCAGCAATCGCCCGGCTGTGGCTCGACAAAATGGCAAATGGCGGCGAGAAAGCAGTCGTCAAAGGGCGTCCGCTCAACCCAACACCTGAGCAAGGTGGCGCTGTTGATCTTGCCCGAGGCGACGTGGCCCTTGTCAGAAAGATTGTCGCGAAGAGCAAGAACACATACCGCCTGGCACCGGGCGGGCTTGTCCAGGGCGGGCAATTGTACACGGACCGCAATTACAAATTTCGAACGCTGCCTGCGGCATTACAGGGTCTGGATCTTATTCAAACAGCGAATGACGACGATCGCGCGCGGGGGGACGGCTGGTTAACGTTCGAAGCGATTGTGCCATTGCGAGTCACGGTGGCCGTCGACCAACGACACACAATACTGCCCGCCTGGATCCTTCAGCAATTCAGAAAGACTGAAGGGCAGATCGTTTCTGATGACAGCACGTTGGAACTGTACACACGAGACTACCCGGCCGGGACAATTGAGCTGGGCGGAAATACGGACCGCAAACCGAAGAAAGCCATTGCGAATTACGTTGTCCTGCTTGAGCCGATTCCGCTGGTTCAGCACACCGAACCTGAATCGCTCGATAAATTGCGTGAACAGGCACTGTCACTGTTGGGATCGGCTGATGCAACGCGCGGAGAAATTCTGTTCAAGCATCGCGGCGGCGCAGGGTGCAGTAAGTGTCATAGCTTGAATGCATCCGTGAACGCGTTTGGACCGAACCTTAGTTCCATCGGCTCGCGGGCCGCCCCGAAACATATCGTCGAATCAATGATCGAACCCAACAAAGTGATCACAGAAGGTTTCAATCTGCTGACTGTGCTGACTGAAGATGGCCAGATCTATTCAGGCGTTTTGCTCGAGGAAAGCGGTTTGTCGTTGGCTATCGGGCTGAATTCCGGTGAGCGAGTCGATATCCCTAAGTCATTGATCGAAGAGCGAAAAACCAGCAGCGTGTCGGCTATGCCCACCATGACTGCGCTGCTGAACGCTCAACAAATCGCCGATATTAGTGTTTACCTGATGTCGCAGACCAGCCAAACGGCGACGACAGTCAGCGAAAAAAGTCATGCCCCCAAACGGCAGGACTTTTCTTTTGATCAGAAATCCGATCGGCTGATCATCTCGCTCGATCAACAGGAAATTGCTGAGTTCGTATTCGATGATCCACAGATCCTGCGACCGTACTTTACTCGCTTGAGAACGGTTGACGGTTTACAAGTGACGCGCAACCATCCCCCCATCGCAGGCAAAGATCCCGTCGATCATGAGACCATGCATCCGGGAATTTGGTTAGCCTTTGGCGACATCAACGGCTCCGATTTCTGGCGAAACAAAGGCCAGATAAAGCATGTTCACTTTGTAGAGCGTCCAACTGTTGAGAAGCATCGATTTGTCTTTTCGACTGAGTCCGAGTTACTGTCCGGCGATCAGCAAACGCTTGGTCGCCTGACGTGCCGATTTGCGTGTGAAGCACAATCGAACGGTTGGCTTCTGATCTGGGACGCGACGTTTCTTCCGCTCGATCAAGATCTGATTTTCGGCGATCAGGAGGAGATGGGGTTCGGTGTTCGCGTAGCAACGCCACTCTCCGAGAAGAGTGGTGGAATCATTACGAGTTCTTCCGGCCTGACCACAGCCAAAGCAACATGGGGCCAGGCAGCTCAGTGGTGCGACTACTCCGGCAAGCTTGAGAATGAGCCCGTTGGCATCACGTTGCTGGCCCATCCTGAAAATTTCCGCGAAAGTTGGTGGCACAATCGCGACTACGGAATTCTCGTTGCGAATCCGTTTGGCCGAGCGGCCATGAAACAAGGCGAGCCGAGCAGCATTCGAGTCGAACGCGACAAACCACTGCGTCTCGTTTTCGGCGCCATGATTCACAGCGGCAGCGATTACAATTCGAAGTTTGCGCATGAAGAGTTCGTTAACACGGTGCGCGAACTCAAATAG
- a CDS encoding family 16 glycoside hydrolase gives MSSLPISLDQRGGFGPFKGCFAELDSMRGANVFVSGDEGTTWERRGMATFPNPDWHEHMIVERKDGSLWMLARTAKGIMQSVSTDGGRTWSDATEPQGIRQPNARFHVRRLLSGRLLLVKHGDRIDAHQGRVQLSAWLSNDDGKTWQGGLVLDERKGTSYPDGFQAPDGTIYISYDRNRATDSEILLARFTEQDILARELKSSKSKLKILISRPLARFTKPESAFTPIFDGKTFDGWEQSGNWVIEDGAFYRKSRGGNLTYTAAAVPDDFELRFDWKVSAGCNSGVYYRPGQVEYQVLDNVGSPYGENARQAAASLFFCMAPFKDGTLPIGQWNTGRIICQKSVIEHWLNGERVLSFDYNDPKWDWYIKLLAARGGDLTGRKGQLWLQDHGQDVWFRNLRWREIPKDEVIVPESYFEPMPVTGQALAKEEARVKDMLEAKEKAAKQ, from the coding sequence ATGTCGTCGCTGCCGATCTCGTTGGACCAGCGGGGCGGTTTCGGGCCGTTCAAGGGATGCTTCGCCGAACTCGATTCAATGCGAGGTGCGAACGTGTTTGTGTCCGGCGATGAGGGAACGACTTGGGAGCGGCGGGGCATGGCCACCTTTCCGAATCCCGACTGGCACGAGCACATGATCGTCGAGCGAAAGGACGGTTCACTCTGGATGTTGGCGCGAACCGCGAAGGGGATCATGCAATCGGTTTCGACCGACGGCGGACGCACCTGGAGTGACGCGACCGAACCGCAAGGCATTCGTCAGCCGAACGCCCGTTTCCATGTGCGGCGACTTCTGTCCGGACGCCTGCTGTTGGTGAAGCACGGTGACCGAATCGATGCCCACCAAGGGCGAGTGCAGCTCAGCGCCTGGCTTTCGAATGATGATGGCAAGACATGGCAAGGGGGACTCGTCCTTGATGAACGCAAGGGCACTTCCTATCCCGACGGCTTTCAAGCCCCCGACGGCACGATCTACATCTCGTACGATCGCAACCGAGCCACCGACAGTGAAATCCTGCTGGCCCGATTCACCGAGCAAGATATTCTCGCGAGAGAACTCAAGAGCTCGAAATCGAAACTCAAGATTCTGATCAGTCGGCCGCTCGCCCGCTTCACGAAGCCTGAATCGGCTTTCACACCGATCTTTGACGGGAAGACCTTCGACGGTTGGGAACAGTCCGGGAACTGGGTCATCGAAGATGGCGCGTTCTACCGAAAGTCACGCGGAGGCAACCTGACGTACACGGCGGCTGCGGTACCGGACGACTTCGAATTGCGGTTTGACTGGAAGGTCTCCGCAGGCTGCAACAGCGGAGTTTACTACCGTCCGGGGCAGGTCGAATATCAGGTGCTCGACAACGTCGGCAGTCCCTACGGCGAGAACGCGAGACAAGCCGCGGCCTCACTCTTTTTCTGCATGGCACCGTTTAAAGACGGCACGCTGCCTATCGGACAATGGAACACGGGTCGAATTATCTGCCAGAAGAGTGTGATCGAACATTGGCTCAACGGTGAGCGGGTGTTGTCCTTCGATTACAATGACCCCAAGTGGGACTGGTATATCAAGCTGCTCGCTGCCCGCGGTGGCGACCTTACCGGACGCAAGGGACAACTCTGGCTACAGGACCACGGTCAGGACGTCTGGTTTCGAAACCTGCGTTGGCGAGAGATCCCCAAAGACGAAGTAATCGTGCCCGAATCTTACTTTGAACCGATGCCGGTGACCGGTCAGGCTCTGGCGAAGGAGGAAGCAAGGGTAAAGGACATGCTGGAAGCCAAAGAGAAGGCGGCGAAGCAGTAA
- a CDS encoding sodium:solute symporter family protein, with the protein MTIDPSLKWLLGTCTILYVIAMYVIGYIAQRKIQNAEDFLVAGRQLPVSLAWMTLLATWFGAATLLGAADEVRTGGLRAVALDPFGAGFCLLLAGLFVAGPMWRMQLLTVPDFFQRKFGRTAELIASIVLVPSYFGWIAVQFTAMAGMFNLFFDIPITYGLVLVAVIGTGYTLMGGMWSVTLTDAVQVSLVLAGLVVMAIVVLMELGNGSVEVGLTRIAKETDPELLVLIPTDKGSEFLKWMSLFLVGALGNLPGQDLMQRVFSSNSERTAKQACLIAGIAYLGFGAIPLMLGLAGNLMFPTQMEVDILPTMAHAFLHPVVAVVFVVALLSAVLSTIDSAILAPASVLAQNLFPRIGYSDTLKTNRVAVSIVACCSLGVAFVGKRVYELLESSYSLMLVGLFVPMMLGIYSRPRSGRPAIAALVVGSLTWAVHYGIGWEYFLQPLALFESMRLPVSLTATVLALVAYFVFEPPWKIEWHQPSPS; encoded by the coding sequence ATGACAATCGATCCGTCGCTGAAATGGTTGCTTGGTACGTGTACGATCCTGTATGTCATCGCAATGTACGTCATTGGATACATTGCGCAGCGAAAAATCCAGAATGCCGAGGATTTTCTCGTCGCCGGACGTCAACTTCCGGTCTCGCTTGCCTGGATGACGCTGTTGGCAACATGGTTCGGAGCAGCGACGCTTCTTGGCGCTGCTGATGAGGTTCGGACAGGAGGCCTTCGGGCTGTCGCGCTCGATCCGTTCGGAGCTGGGTTCTGTTTGCTGTTGGCGGGGCTATTCGTGGCCGGACCGATGTGGCGGATGCAGCTGCTTACAGTCCCAGATTTCTTCCAGCGAAAATTTGGACGGACTGCCGAATTAATCGCTTCGATCGTTCTCGTTCCCAGTTACTTCGGATGGATCGCAGTCCAGTTCACCGCGATGGCGGGCATGTTCAACCTGTTCTTTGACATTCCTATCACTTACGGATTGGTTCTCGTTGCTGTCATCGGGACCGGATACACGTTGATGGGTGGAATGTGGTCGGTCACATTGACCGACGCAGTGCAAGTCAGCCTCGTGCTTGCCGGACTGGTCGTCATGGCGATTGTTGTCTTGATGGAATTGGGAAACGGTAGTGTCGAAGTGGGTCTAACCCGTATTGCTAAAGAGACCGACCCTGAACTGCTCGTTTTGATTCCGACAGATAAAGGGAGCGAATTTCTCAAGTGGATGAGCTTGTTTCTCGTCGGTGCTCTCGGCAACCTGCCAGGACAGGATTTGATGCAGCGAGTTTTCTCTTCGAACTCCGAACGAACTGCCAAACAAGCATGTCTGATTGCCGGAATCGCGTATCTTGGTTTTGGAGCTATTCCTCTGATGCTGGGGTTGGCCGGAAACCTGATGTTTCCCACGCAGATGGAAGTCGATATTCTACCGACCATGGCTCACGCTTTTCTGCATCCCGTGGTTGCTGTCGTATTCGTGGTGGCTCTACTTTCGGCGGTGTTGTCGACGATCGATAGTGCTATCTTGGCTCCGGCCAGTGTGTTGGCTCAGAATCTATTTCCACGCATCGGCTATTCGGACACATTGAAAACCAATCGTGTTGCGGTGTCGATAGTCGCATGCTGTAGTCTCGGAGTTGCGTTTGTGGGAAAGAGAGTCTACGAATTACTGGAAAGCTCCTATTCTCTGATGCTTGTCGGGTTGTTTGTCCCAATGATGCTTGGCATCTACTCACGCCCACGTAGCGGTCGTCCTGCCATCGCTGCCCTGGTAGTCGGGTCACTAACTTGGGCGGTTCATTATGGCATCGGTTGGGAGTATTTCCTCCAGCCGTTGGCGCTGTTTGAATCAATGCGGCTGCCAGTATCGCTGACAGCGACGGTCCTAGCCCTCGTGGCGTATTTCGTGTTCGAACCGCCCTGGAAAATCGAGTGGCACCAACCAAGTCCTTCTTAA
- a CDS encoding O-methyltransferase, translating to MNHPTLSTAVLTFTFCFAFAGALDTVAALEPGAGNPHVTNDLDASRKAFIEDFNRITLNSTPGDAAMLRILVESSGAKRGVEVGTATGYGAIVMGIAFERTGGKLISVDIDPKMVQTARENLEKVGLSNVVTVVEGDALEVLPRLEGQFDFVYIDAVKSDYLKYFQALEPKLVPGTVIVADNVIKSGKHMADFLEVINGSPNYISNTIRSDETKQDGMLVIYKLK from the coding sequence ATGAACCATCCGACTTTGTCAACCGCCGTACTGACATTCACATTTTGCTTTGCCTTCGCTGGAGCGCTCGACACCGTCGCTGCTCTAGAGCCTGGTGCTGGAAATCCGCACGTGACCAATGATTTGGATGCTTCGAGAAAGGCGTTCATTGAAGACTTCAACCGGATCACATTAAACTCAACGCCTGGCGATGCCGCAATGTTACGGATTCTTGTGGAGAGCTCTGGTGCAAAACGGGGTGTCGAAGTTGGCACAGCGACCGGCTATGGTGCGATTGTGATGGGTATCGCATTCGAGCGAACCGGTGGCAAGCTGATTTCCGTCGACATTGATCCCAAGATGGTCCAGACGGCGAGAGAGAACCTAGAAAAGGTTGGACTCAGTAACGTCGTAACCGTCGTAGAAGGAGACGCACTGGAAGTACTTCCCAGGTTGGAAGGCCAATTCGACTTTGTCTACATCGATGCAGTCAAGAGCGACTACCTGAAATACTTCCAGGCTCTGGAACCGAAGCTCGTTCCAGGCACAGTGATCGTGGCTGACAACGTGATCAAATCGGGCAAGCACATGGCGGACTTTCTCGAAGTGATCAACGGATCGCCGAACTACATCTCCAACACCATCCGGTCAGACGAGACCAAGCAGGACGGGATGTTGGTGATTTACAAACTGAAGTAG